The following nucleotide sequence is from candidate division WOR-1 bacterium RIFOXYB2_FULL_36_35.
AGGGTCAAAAAGCTTGAGGGCTTTTTGATCTTTTAATAAATTTTTTGGATATTTTTTTAAATCTTCGGTTGGCGCAAATTGGGTAGGATTTATAAATATAGAGACAATAACGATATTTGCTTTTTCTTTTGCGGATTCTACAAGGGATAAATGCCCTTCGTGAAGAGCCCCCATTGTTGGCACAAGCGCCAATGTCTGCCCTCTCGCTTTTGCGCGATTGGAAAAAGCTGACATCTCTTTAGCTTTTTTGATCGTTTTCACTGAATTATCCAGCCGCGAGCTAATATCCAAAGTAAAATCGCCAAAGCAAAAGACAAAATTTTTAACGTCCAGTTTTTTGTAAAAAATTCTTTCATTTTTTTATAAACTTTATTTTGTTGTTTCTGTGTTTTCTTCCGGTTGTTTGTCTTCTTTGAAGTCGCATTCTTTGTTGCTGCATTTTATGTATATTTTACTCTTTGTAAATTTTTCTACAAGTGGTTTTCCGCATTTAGGGCAATATTCTCCAGTCGGTTTATCCCAAAAAGCTTCTTTGCATGTTGGATATTTGCTGCAAGAATAAAAGATTTTTCCTTTTCTTGTTCTTCTGACCAGTATTTCTCCGTCACAACCTTCCCTTGGACATTTTATGTTTAAGCTTTGAACTATTGCTTTTGTGTATTTGCAATCCGGGAACCCCAAGCAAGCTTTAAATTTACCGTATCTACCTGTTTTTATGACTAGAGCTTTTCCACAGGTGGGGCATTTTTCATCTGTGGGAATATCCTGATTAAGTTTCTTCATCTTTTCGCCTGCAATTTTTAAATTTTTTTCAAAAGGCCCGTAAAATTCTTTAAGAATTGAGACATAATCCATTTTGCCGGTTAGTATGTCATCTAATTCGTCTTCCATATGCGCCGTAAACTGGTAGTCCATAATTTCCGGAAAAAATTCATCAAGAAGTTTTGTAATTGTTTGTCCAAGTTCGGTAGGGAAAAAAGTTCTTTGTTCTCTTAATACATACCCTCTTGTTTCTATTGTATGTAGCGTTGGCGCATATGTTGAAGGACGTCCGATTCCCCTTGCTTCCAATTCTTTGATAAGTGAAGCTTCGTTAAATCGCGGAGGTGGTTCCGTGAAATGTTGTTTTGGCTCGATTTTTTCCAGATTCAATATGTCTCCGATTAAAAGATCAGGCAGAATTATCCTTTCCTCCTGTTCCTCTTTTTCCTCTTTTTCTTCCATCGATTCAAAATATAGTTGTATAAAACCCGCAAATTTGATTACGGATCCTGTTGCTCTGAAGATATGTTCTCCGGCGCTTATATCTATTGTCGTTCTATCCATTATTGCGGGATTCATCTGACATGCGACAAACCTGTTCCATATAAGAGTATAAAGTTTTAATTGGTCTTCCGTTAAAGTCTCTTTGATTGTGTTTGGTATATTTGCAATGACTGTTGGGCGTATGGCCTCATGTGCATCCTGCGCTGATTTTTTTGTTTTGAAAAACCTAGGTTTGTCTGGCATAAAATTGGGGCCGAAGGTTGAATCGATGTAATTTCTGACAGCATCAATTGCTTCTTTTGCAATACGAACAGAGTCTGTTCGCATATAGGTTATATGTCCTTCTTCATAGAGTTGCTGTGCGATGGACATTGTTTTTCCTGCGGAAAAACCCAGCTTTCTTGCGGCATCCTGCTGAAGCGTAGATGTGATAAATGGAGGGGATGGGTTTCTTTTTTGTTCTTTTTTCTGGATATCTTTGACTATAAACTGGCTGTTCTTAGATTCGGATGTTATTTTTTGCGCGGAATTTTCATCAGGAATGATCTCTTTTGAAAAATATTTGGCTTGAAAAAAGCGACGATTCGAATCTTCACCTTTGTCGGAATTTAAAGAGGCTTCAATGCTCCAATATTCTTGAGGTTTGAATGCTTTGATCTCATTTTCCCGCTCACAAATTAATTTTACGGCAATTGATTGAACGCGGCCTGCCGACAATCCTCTTCTTACTTTTTTCCATAAAAGAGGAGAGAGTTTATATCCGACAAGTCTGTCTAAAACACGTCTTGCCTGCTGAGCGTCAACTCGTCTTATATCTATTTTTCTTGGATGTTTTACCGCGTTTGTTACCGCTTCTTTTGTAATTTCATTAAACTCTATTCTCTTGATTTTGCTGTCGGAGTCAAGTAAAAATTTAAGATGCCAGGCAATTGCTTCTCCTTCACGGTCCGGATCTGGCGCAAGGTAAATTACAGCAACCTTTTCTGCCGCGGTTTTAAGGGTTTTTAATATTTTCCCTTTTCCTTTTATGGGAATATACGTGGGTTCAAAGTTGTTCTCAATATTTACCCCAAGTTTGCTTTTTGGGAGATCTCTAACATGACCTGCGCAAGCCAATACTTTAAAATCTTTACCCAAGAATTTCTCCAAAGTCTTTGCTTTTGCAGGTGATTCAACGATTACAAGGCTTTTCATTATATATAGATGGTAACATGCTCTCTTTTAATCTGTCAAATTTTAAATAAATTCATAAAAAAATGATTTGCCTGTTTCCAAGAGGGAGTAACAACCTCCTCTTTTGGTGCTATAATTGTTAATGTGAAGAAAATTGATATTAAAAGTTGTA
It contains:
- a CDS encoding DNA topoisomerase I; this translates as MKSLVIVESPAKAKTLEKFLGKDFKVLACAGHVRDLPKSKLGVNIENNFEPTYIPIKGKGKILKTLKTAAEKVAVIYLAPDPDREGEAIAWHLKFLLDSDSKIKRIEFNEITKEAVTNAVKHPRKIDIRRVDAQQARRVLDRLVGYKLSPLLWKKVRRGLSAGRVQSIAVKLICERENEIKAFKPQEYWSIEASLNSDKGEDSNRRFFQAKYFSKEIIPDENSAQKITSESKNSQFIVKDIQKKEQKRNPSPPFITSTLQQDAARKLGFSAGKTMSIAQQLYEEGHITYMRTDSVRIAKEAIDAVRNYIDSTFGPNFMPDKPRFFKTKKSAQDAHEAIRPTVIANIPNTIKETLTEDQLKLYTLIWNRFVACQMNPAIMDRTTIDISAGEHIFRATGSVIKFAGFIQLYFESMEEKEEKEEQEERIILPDLLIGDILNLEKIEPKQHFTEPPPRFNEASLIKELEARGIGRPSTYAPTLHTIETRGYVLREQRTFFPTELGQTITKLLDEFFPEIMDYQFTAHMEDELDDILTGKMDYVSILKEFYGPFEKNLKIAGEKMKKLNQDIPTDEKCPTCGKALVIKTGRYGKFKACLGFPDCKYTKAIVQSLNIKCPREGCDGEILVRRTRKGKIFYSCSKYPTCKEAFWDKPTGEYCPKCGKPLVEKFTKSKIYIKCSNKECDFKEDKQPEENTETTK